The genomic DNA CCTCCCCGGCCTCGCGCCGCTCGCCGCGCAGGCCGGCGTCGCCCTCGCCGGGCAGGACCTCTCCCGCCACGACGAGGGCGCGCACACCGGCGAGATCGCCGGCGCGATGCTGGCCGACGCCGGCGCGACGTACGTGATCGTGGGGCACTCCGAACGCCGCAGCGACCACGGCGAGAGCGACGACGTCGTCCGCGCCAAGGTCGCCGCCGCCCGCCGCGCCGGCCTCACCCCCATCCTCTGCGTCGGCGAGTCCGAAGCGGACCGGGACGCCGGCCGCGCCGAAACGGTCGTCCTCGACCAACTCCACGCCGCCCTCGGCGGCCTCGAAGCGGACGCGGACGCCGCCGCCCTCGTCGTCGCCTACGAACCGGTCTGGGCGATCGGGACCGGCCGCACCGCCACCGCCCAGGATGCGCAAACCATGAGCGCCGCGATCCGCGCCGCGCTCCGCGACGCCCGCCCCGCCCTCGCCGACGGCGTCCGCATCCTCTACGGCGGCAGCATGAAGCCCGGCAACGCCGCGGAGCTGTTGGCGCAACCCGACGTCGACGGCGGCCTGGTCGGCGGCGCCAGCCTCGACGTCGAAGCGTGGCTCGCCATCGCCGACGCCGGGCAGGCGGCCGCGTGAACGCCCGCCCCCTCGACGCCGACGCCGTCGCGCGACGCCTCGCCGCGGTCCGGACCGCCCTCGCGGAGCGCGAGGTCGGCGCGCTGCTCGTCACCCGCCCCGCCAACGTGCGTTGGTTGTCCGGCTTCACCGCGCCCGACGACGCCCGCGTCCTCGTCACCGCCGACGACGCCTGGCTGTTCACCGACGGGCGCTACACCGCGCAGGCGGCGGAGACGTCGTTCCTGCCCGCCGTCATCGAACGGTCCTGGCGCACCGAGGTCGCCGCCCGCCTCCCGGGCGGCGCCCTCGCCGTCGAGGCGGAGCACCTCACCCTCGCCGGCGCCGCCGCGCTCGCGAAGGCGACGCACCGGGAGCCGGTCCGCACCGACGGTCTCGTCGCGACCCTCCGTCGCCGCAAGGACGCCGCCGAGATCGACGCGATCCGCCGCGCCGCCGACCTCACCGACCGCGCCTACGCGCACGTCCTGACCCGCCTCGCGCCCGGCGTCCGCGAGGTCGACCTGGCGCTCGAGATCGAACGCTTCGTGCGCAGCGAGGGGGGCGACGGCATGGCGTTCGACGTGATCGTGGCCTCCGGCGTCCGCAGCGCCATGCCGCACGGCGTCGCGTCCCCGAAGGGCGTCGAGGCGGGCGACCTGGTGACGTTCGACCTCGGCGCGCGCGTCGACGGCTACTGCGCCGACATGACCCGCACCGTCGGGGTCGGCGACGTGTCGGCCGCCCACCGGGCGTTGTTCGGCGCGGTCCTCGAGGCGCAGGAGGCGGCGGTCGCCGCCGTCGCGCCGGGCGTCGCCGCCGGCGACGTCGACGCCGCCGCCCGCACCGTCCTCGCCCACCACGGGCAGGGCGACGCGTTCGTGCACAGCCTCGGGCACGGCGTCGGGCTCGAGATTCACGAGGGGCCCGGCCTCGCGCCCCGCACCGAGGACGTCCTCGAGCCCGGGATGGTCGTCACGATCGAACCGGGCGCCTACCATCCCGGCGACGCCGGCGTCCGCATCGAGGACCTCGTCGTCGTCACCGACGACGGCGCCGAGATCCTCAGCCGCAGTCCGAAGGGGTGGACGACCGTCGGGGACGCGCCGGCGTGAGCGGCGCGCCGCAGGTCGTCAAGTACGGCGGGGCGGCGATGCAGGACCCCGCCGCGCGCGCCGCGGTCGCCGCGGCGCTGCGCACGCTCCGCGCGGACGGGGGGACGCCGTACGTCGTGCACGGCGGGGGGCCCGCCATCGGGCAGGCGCTCGCCGCCGCCGGCCTCGAGGCGCGCTTCGTGGACGGCCGCCGCGTCACCAGCGCGCGCGCCCTCCCGGTCGTCGAGGCGTCCCTGACGCTCCTCGGCAAACGCATCGCGCAGGAGATCGGGGACGCCGTCGCCCTCACCGGCCGCGACGCCGGCCTCCTGCGCGGCGAACCGATCGACGCCGAGCTCGGCCGGGTCGGCCGCGTCACGCACGTCGACGTCGCGCGCCTCACCGCCCTCGCGGGGATCGACCTCACGCCGGTCCTCGCCTGCCTCGCCCTCGCCCCCGACGACGAACTCCTGAACGTCAACGGCGACGAGGCGGCCGGCGCCGTCGCCGCGGCGCTCGGCGCGCCGGTGACGTTCCTGACCGACGTGCCGGGGGTGCTGGAGACCCCCGACGGGGACGGCCCGCCGCTGGCGTCGGTGTCCGCCGCCGACGCCGAGGCCCGCCTCGCCGACGGTCGGATCGCGGGTGGCATGGTGCCGAAGGTCCGCGCCGCGCTCGAGGCGCTCGCGCGCGGCGCCCCGTCGGCGCGCATCGCCGCGACCGACGACGCGGCGACCGTCCTCGCGGCGTTGCGGGGGACGGGCGGCACCGCGCTGACCCCCTGACGGCGCCCGCCCCGGCCAGCACGGCGTTCTGATACACTCGTGACCGATGTCGCAAGGGCCCCGCACTGCGCTGGTCGCCCTGCTCGCGCTCACGTGCGCCGCAGGGGGCGCCGTCCTGGCCCAAACGACGCACGTGGTCCAACCCGGCGACACCCTCTGGGACCTCGCCCGCACCCACGATACGAGCGTCGCGGACCTGCGCGCCGCCAACGACCTCGGCGGCGACGCCCTGACGCCCGGCGACGTGCTGACGCTGCCCG from Trueperaceae bacterium includes the following:
- the tpiA gene encoding triose-phosphate isomerase, with translation MRTPLIAGNWKLHTTPTEAVAWFDAFRAALAGHAVDRIELALGVPATHLPGLAPLAAQAGVALAGQDLSRHDEGAHTGEIAGAMLADAGATYVIVGHSERRSDHGESDDVVRAKVAAARRAGLTPILCVGESEADRDAGRAETVVLDQLHAALGGLEADADAAALVVAYEPVWAIGTGRTATAQDAQTMSAAIRAALRDARPALADGVRILYGGSMKPGNAAELLAQPDVDGGLVGGASLDVEAWLAIADAGQAAA
- a CDS encoding Xaa-Pro peptidase family protein; this translates as MNARPLDADAVARRLAAVRTALAEREVGALLVTRPANVRWLSGFTAPDDARVLVTADDAWLFTDGRYTAQAAETSFLPAVIERSWRTEVAARLPGGALAVEAEHLTLAGAAALAKATHREPVRTDGLVATLRRRKDAAEIDAIRRAADLTDRAYAHVLTRLAPGVREVDLALEIERFVRSEGGDGMAFDVIVASGVRSAMPHGVASPKGVEAGDLVTFDLGARVDGYCADMTRTVGVGDVSAAHRALFGAVLEAQEAAVAAVAPGVAAGDVDAAARTVLAHHGQGDAFVHSLGHGVGLEIHEGPGLAPRTEDVLEPGMVVTIEPGAYHPGDAGVRIEDLVVVTDDGAEILSRSPKGWTTVGDAPA
- the argB gene encoding acetylglutamate kinase is translated as MSGAPQVVKYGGAAMQDPAARAAVAAALRTLRADGGTPYVVHGGGPAIGQALAAAGLEARFVDGRRVTSARALPVVEASLTLLGKRIAQEIGDAVALTGRDAGLLRGEPIDAELGRVGRVTHVDVARLTALAGIDLTPVLACLALAPDDELLNVNGDEAAGAVAAALGAPVTFLTDVPGVLETPDGDGPPLASVSAADAEARLADGRIAGGMVPKVRAALEALARGAPSARIAATDDAATVLAALRGTGGTALTP